A region of the Ranitomeya imitator isolate aRanImi1 chromosome 5, aRanImi1.pri, whole genome shotgun sequence genome:
cctggccgtgatcgttggaaagtcgttgtgtggtcgctggagagctgtcacacagacagctctccagggaccaacgatgccgaagtccccgggtaaccggggtaaacatcgggttactaagcgcagggccgcacttagtaacccgatgtttaccctggttaccattgtcaatgtaaaaaaaaaaacacatactcacattccggtgcctgtcacgtccccagcgtccgcttccctgcactcctcctgcatcctgtgtaagcgccggccgtaaagcagagcggtgacatcaccgctgtgctctgctttacggccggccggcgctgacacaggatgcaggaggagtgcagggaagcggacgccggggacgtgacagacaccggaatgtgagtatgtgtttgttttttttttacatttacaatggtaaccagggtaaacatcgggttactaagcgcggccctgcgcttagtaacccgatgtttaccctggttacaagtgaagacatcgctggatcggcgtcacacacgccgattcagcgatgtcagcgggtgatccagcgacaaaataaagttctggccttctagctccgaccagcgatgtcacagcaggatcctgatcgctgctgcctgtcaaacacaacgatatcgctatccaggacgctgcaacgtcacggatcgctatcgttatcattgtaatgttgttcagtgtgaaggtacctttatgaacCCATGCCCATCACCTTTTAAAGCATGTAAATGGGTTTAATAAAATCTTTTTATACACCAATAGATGCCCCAAATACCTCCAGAAAAGTCTATTAGTCATGTTCCACACTACATGCCAACTTCACCATCCGGTCTGGTGGGCATCTTTAACTTTGCTCAGTGCTTCCCCAGTCCCGGCAAACATGCCCTCTTCTTTCTTTATGGATATGGATAATGTCTCCACTGTCATTCCCATAGTGGGGCAGAGCGAAGTGCATTTTCTCAGATCAATGATTCAATTGTGCAGGCGTGAGATTGCGAATGATGTGTGGATGACATAGAAGACATCATCCTCGTCCATCTAGAAAGAATAGGCGGTGTTTGCCGACAATGACGATGCGCAGATCCTGATCCGGAGAAGCCCATTGAACCGGACAGTGCAATTTGCATGCAACGTTGGACATGAATAAAGTACTTTTTTGTAGAAATGGAGACAGCTATGAGGGTCTAAATGGGTTGTAGGAACCCAATTTGCATCCTTTAAAACGTGATGGAGAGGAGTTATAAGGTGTAAAACCAATGACGGGTTCTCCTAaaggaatttttcattttttcattaaaatCTGGCATGGACTTTGTACAAAGGAGTCAGGTTGCTTCCATGTAGCTGTAGACTTTGATGGCTTGTAGATGATACTTCCAAAATGAGGATCCAGAATCCATAGACAGAAGGGTAGTTGTCCTTTGGACTTGGAGCTAATTCTTTTAGTGGGTAAGAGGACCAACTTTATGGCACAAATATGTCCACATTCCAGTTATGTAGATTGTGGAAGAGTACAGTGGCGCCTGCCCTTTTGGCAAAAATCATAGGGGTGCAAAAtttcaaaggaagaaaaaaaaggtAAGTAGCAGTAGCATCATTAGTGGGATAGGTCACGTGCCCCAAAGTCCCTGCTGGCCCTGGAATTGGCCCTGGGTGACGGGGCCAGCTCCACTTTGAATTGTACTGGCGTCGACATGATTCCAATACATTTGTATCCTGTGATAGAACAGAGAACCACAGTCTTCTTCTCCCACCATCCTCCATCTTAGGGTATCAGTGTTCCGGTGCAGGTGGGCATCACTGCAATGTGGCAGGGGAAAAGAGGACTTACCGTAATTTCTCGAATAATGCAAAtagaaacttttattttttttgtagtgGTTTACATTTGTTATTTTTGGAGGTGGCACTAAGGGGCCAATAATGCTTTCTAATGGAGGCGCTCAAGGAGCATTATTTGTTTTAGGGGGTGCTTAGAGGGAATTATTACTGGGATAGAGGGCACAAGTCCCGCTAAGCCAATGACTAATTAATCACTTAGTataactataacttttttttagcaCTTTGTTACTTATATTCCTTTTTATAGCTGGACATTTCGTACAGCAGTGTGCGCATAGAGACTTCAGTCCATACATTGATAACTTATCGATAAGATACCAGGCCAGTAGTCGCGTGCATTCGGTGAGTTCATAAAACTTTTCCTCTTGCTGTTGTAAATGACACTCGGCATATGACGACTTCAGTCATTTGCTGCGATGCTCGCTTTGTTTTTTTGCTCTTGCCCATATCCTTTCATTGACCCTTCCTCCTTTCCTCTGCATTTGATTATGATTTATGAACTATCCCGTTGGCTCCGTCTTTTCTACTTAGTCTTTTGCCATTGACGCGGACTCAGATGAATGGGCAGCTATGCTGTGGGCATGGAATCTGATTGTCAAATATGTTGCGTTCGGAGTTCAGAGTTCATTTACCTCTGATGCGGCTCTTGTCCTCAAACTTCCCTGTTGTTTAGCAGTTTTAATGTGATGTTTCCGATATATACAATTGTAGCATCAAATCGTTGAGAGTTAGGATGCAGCGTGATTTTCTTTCTCTCTGATATAtgttatttaaaggggttgccctCTTTCAGAAAATCCCAGTCTGTTATTAAAAAACAAGCACTCTTTACTCTCCACCTCCGGGTCCAGCACTGAGTTTCCGCCACTGCTTCTGGTGTCAGCTATTGGCTGCTACACTTATATCAGGTCCACAGCTTGGCAGCCAATAAGTGACCTCTGTACTCTGAGCAGGGTGGTCTATCTACTCAAGCAGAGCTGCTGATATGAGTGACGTCAGCGGTGAACCCCATACCAGACCCTGGGAGCAGCGGAAGACACTCAGTGCTGTGTAAGGAGATGGAAAAATGAGAAGTCCCACACAGTTAATGCTTGACAGAGGGTCTGCAAGTAAATGCCACCATCTGCAGGTCAAAGATGATAAGAAAAGGGAAAGCAGACAGAATTGCATTAGCAGGAACTGTAGAACGAAGTGCATGTTCCCAGGGGGAAGAGGTTGGAggagacaccaggtcaggtgataGCTGTTTCTCAGTTAAAAATTATAAAAGGCCCAGGAGGGCAAAGAAAGGGAGGAGTTGACAGCTGAACCTGTATCAGAACAGACAAATGGAAGTACTGTAGCTGAGCTGGCTTACAGCCGCAACTACCAGCACGGACCAGACCAGTGAATTAAAGCATCAGCCTTGAGTGAGGAAGAGGGATCAGAGAGAGAGACGACCGGAGAAAGTGAGACGACCCAAGAAAGAGTGCCGACCAGAAAAATCAAGATGACCCCAGAGAAAGAGAGAGACGACTAGAGAGATGGAGACGACCTGGGAGACAGAACAAATTTAGAAATTGAGAAGTCCCGAGAAAGACAGATGACcagcatatggctcaaagcctattaatgacaccATATAGCGGGCTAACCATTGCTGACTGTAATGCATCCTGTgtaaacagaggccacagtttacagagccatctagggcccagctgcacaaaaacataacaatgtatgcaaggtattggttgatattatggccacaatacttaagccggcaacccacgtcaagggccatatgctctgcatttctgtgtgaacatgccacatacagattatttgtttgcacaggtgcaccaagcggctaattcctgattgtaggctggctgccttatcggtattattgcacctgtgtatttgccatctttatttgagtccgctgcaccttggttagtgcaattgtttggaggccctggacaggtaagcctgtctgcctgtgtactggtgttttttggtctcgaatagtggaggtttttcctcttatggtgttttttttttcagtgcttGTTGTCAAATAGCTgaaaccaggagacagaagtggtaAGATTTTTCTCTCTTTAGCAAAAATGGAGGCATGTCTTTATCTCTATTTTGCCGCTTTCCTGTCCTGCAAACCTCATGCTAGCAGAAGAGAGTGCCTGGCTTTTAGTTAACGTAGGGCAAGCAAATGAACCATAGTAGGTGCAATGTATGCTGAGAAGATAGAGGAAAGAAAGTCCCAACACCTATAGTCCTGGTAGAGTGCAGGTAAAGAGGAACTGAAAAAGAGTGGATGGCGAGTTACAGAGCATGAGATTTGGGACAGTTCCCGTACATTTTATACTGGTATGTGCACTAAAAACAGTTTTACCTTGTAGTCAAGGATGAGGGCAGGAAGATCATGCTTTTCTACATGTTTTTGTCAAAAAGAAGTTATGATTATACATAAACATATGAACAGTCCACGTCAACACCTTCTTTATTGGCAGACTACAACATTTCTAATGGTTATAGTTGCACCCAGGGAACTGAATCGGCATGTTCCCAGGGATCTGAATCGGCATGTTCCCAGGGATCCGAATCGGCATGTTCCCAGGGTTCCGAATCGGCATGTTCCCAGGGATCCGAATTGGCATGTTCCAAAGGAACTGAATCGGCATGTTCCCAGGGATCCGAATTGGCATGTTCCAAAGGAACTGAATCGGCATGTTCCCAGGGATCTGAATCTGCATGTTCCCAGGGATCCGAATCGACATGTTCCCAGGGATCCGAATCGACATGTTCCCAGGGATCCGAATCGGAATGTTCCAAGGGATCTGAATCAGCATGTTCCCAGGGAACTGAATCGGCATGTTCCCAGGGATCCGAATCGGCATGTTCCCAGGGATCCGAATCGGCATGTTCCCAGGGATCCGAATCGGCATGTTCCCAGGGATCCGAATCGGCATGTTCCCAGGGATCTGAATCGGCATGTTCCCAGGGATCTGAATCGGCATGTTCCAAGGGATCTAAATCGGCATGTTTCCAGGGATCTGAATCGGCATGTTCCCAGGGATCTGAATCGGCATGTTCCCAGGGATCTGAATCGGCATGTTCCAAGGGATCTAAATCGGCATGTTTCCAGGGATCTGAATCGGCATGTTCCCAGGGATCTGAATCGGCATGTTCCCAGGGATCTGAATCGGCATGTTCCCAGGGATCTGAATCGGCATGTTCCCAGGGATCTGAATCGGCATGTTCCCAGGGATCTGAATCGGCATGTTCCCAGGGATCTGAATCGGCATGTTCCCAGGGATCTGAATCGGCATGTTCCCAGGGATCTGAATCGGCATGTTCCCAGGGATCTGAATCGGCATGTTCCCAGGGATCTGAATCGGCATGTTGCCAGGGAACTGAATTGGCATGTTCCCTGGTCACAGGCAATAAGCTGCGCTGCAGTTTCCAGCCTCTAAAAGCCCCAGCTCGAAGGAAACCACAGACAGTGAAATGCAATGTTTTACACTAGTACGACTCACACCAACCTAAAAATGATCTGCACTGCAGTAGTATCGGCTATCCCTCAGGGCACTCGCATGACTCTCTAGAGTCTGTTTTGGCTGAACTCACACTAGGGTCCTGGCATGACTCTTCCTTCCTATAGTCCCGAGAAAAAATGTCCGAAGTCTTACAAGTCCCCCATACCCCCCCAGTGTACAACCCCCTCTGAGATAAGGAAATGCTGCATAGTCATCTTACCTGCCTTTCCAACTACTCCCAATTCCACCCACCGAGATTCTGCTGCGCTGCTTTGCATACATGTGACACACAGCGCACCCATCAGACCCGTCAGATAAGCACAGGTCAAACAAGCACACATGAAGCACACCAGACAAGCACATTAAACATACAAAGCATACATCTCACACAAGTAGAGGACACTAGTCACACAATCACGCCCCGTGTGTCACATTAGCAcaacacacgtcacacaagcacaccGCACACGTCAGACAACAGCATATCATGAAAGCGCAGCACACATGTCACAAAACATATAGGATACACATCGTGGAAGAAAAACACACAGTTGTCACATAAAAATAACACACATCTGTTACACAAGCATGACACATGTCACAGTAGCCGAGCGCATAGGTTAAACAAGTAAGCACAcatatcacacaagcacagtgaacGTGTCATGCAAATATAGAGCtaatgtcacacaagcacagagcacacatcacacaagtacagagcacacatcacacaagcacagagcacacatcacacaagtacagagcacacatcacacaagtacagagcacacatcacacaagtacagagcacacatcacacaagtgcagagcacacatcacacaagtacagagcacacatcacacaagcacagagcacacatcacacaagtacagagcacacatcacacaagtacagagcacacatcacacaagtacagagcacacatcacacaagtacagagcacacatcacacaagtacagagcacacatcacacaagcacagagcacacatcacacaagcacagagcacacatcacacaagcacagagcacacatcacacaagcacagagcacacatcacacaagtacagagcacacatcacacaagtacagagcacacatcacacaagtgcagagcacacatcacacaagtacagagcacacatcacacaagtacagagcacacatcccacaagtacagagcacacattccacaagcacagagcacacatcacacaagcacagagcacacatcacacaagcacagagcacacatcacacaagcacagagcacacatcacacaagcacagagcacacatcacacaagtacagagcacacatcacacaagcacagagcacacatcacacaagcacagagcacacatcacacaAGTACAGAGCACACATCACACAAGTGCAGAGCACACATCACACAAGTGCAGAGCACACATCACACAAGTACAGAGTACACATCACACAAGTACAGAGCACACATTCCACAAGTACAGAGCACACATtccacaagcacagagcacacatcacacaagcacagagcacacatcacacaagcacagagcacacatcacacaagcacagagcacacatcacacaagcacagagcacacatcacacaagcacagagcacacatcacacaagcacagagcacacatcacacaagcacagagcacacatcacacaagcacagagcacacatcacacaagcacagagcacacatcacacaagcacagagcacacatcacacaagcacagagcacacatcacacaagtacagagcacacatcacacaagtacagagcacacatcccacaagtacagagcacacattccacaagcacagagcacacatcacacaagcacagagcacacatcacacaagcacagagcacacatcacacaagcacagagcacacatgACATACATCAGacaagaaagttttcatgctgctggcGGTGATGTCAGTGAGATGAACGGAGTTCATCGGCTATGAACTCCACTCGCCTTATTCACGTCACCGTGACACAcgcacagctcagtgtctctgaTGGTTGCCAGGCTGAATGCTCACATAATGCTAGCGTTCAGCAGGGCATCTACATGTAGCAGAGGTAGACTCATCAAGAGGCCAATGGATTATCTTCTtgccggacaggtgaggaatattttttttattattttttgtcttttacatggGACATAGGCATCAATGGATTATCTTCTTGTCAGAGAAGTGAGTTTAACTTTGCtttgttatttttcattttttttttaaataaatggttAAAAGAGGGGAGGAGTGTTtagttcaaataaaggattttaaacCCCTGGGCTTGAAGTTAGCTGCCAATACAAAGCAgcagtctgcctagcctttgctggttattaattatagtgggGACCCCTTGTCATTTTTTGGAggtccccctttttaataaccagtagaggctaagtatacagctgtgagctgatactgATAACCTGGGAAGATCCATGTTTTTTACCCCTTTCTCAGgatataaacatctgcccctacctgtctgctttcccttagctggttaataaaattttgggggactccacaccattttttttctttaagttattgaattattagctaaa
Encoded here:
- the LOC138637655 gene encoding sericin-2-like, translated to MGLLSRRRGAGASSEPPPIIAASDADTDRECDDITTQRPLSGDERELRAAQEPGRKTSSNWKKSSYWSGPDGKDGKSDDSIIKNVSDYNISNGYSCTQGTESACSQGSESACSQGSESACSQGSESACSQGSELACSKGTESACSQGSELACSKGTESACSQGSESACSQGSESTCSQGSESTCSQGSESECSKGSESACSQGTESACSQGSESACSQGSESACSQGSESACSQGSESACSQGSESACSQGSESACSKGSKSACFQGSESACSQGSESACSQGSESACSKGSKSACFQGSESACSQGSESACSQGSESACSQGSESACSQGSESACSQGSESACSQGSESACSQGSESACSQGSESACSQGSESACSQGSESACCQGTELACSLVTGNKLRCSFQPLKAPARRKPQTVKCNVLH